The following coding sequences lie in one Monomorium pharaonis isolate MP-MQ-018 chromosome 1, ASM1337386v2, whole genome shotgun sequence genomic window:
- the LOC105840942 gene encoding scaffold protein salvador gives MLSRKNKDLRTIKEGVVGRYVKKETPPEMPIINVWTTEPNRRQRRRNNHPMIPSSTSISPQQPSMVQKFGNTKTTTSAVGLGSHEGKYTPNNSVPDLAQRFTHLSVNTAMNDGMFSRTATPMYHPELSPAMSHTYINQYAGSEYHLDRVQTPQMPHMPLDVDAGYEDYNYSIYRHHAGYSRCYSERSSSRSEQQQQDELPLPPGWSVDFTLRGRKYYIDHNTKTTHWSHPLEKEGLPTGWERIESPEYGVYYVNHITRQAQYEHPCYPHEMQAVRVVSPPRHTHFHSHSVLVPANPYLNEEIPHWLYVYSRASIALDRKLRWELFRLPELDCFNAMLTRLYKQELEEVVMRYEEYRSALLCEMEQRLKELNPESSGSNIGTVALRRSLP, from the exons ATGCTGTCAAGAAAGAACAAGGATCTGAGGACAATCAAGGAAGGAGTAGTCGGCAGATACGTAAAGAAGGAAACGCCACCTGAGATGCCGA TTATCAATGTGTGGACGACAGAGCCAAACAGAAGGCAAAGACGGCGTAACAATCATCCAATGATACCAAGCTCTacg TCCATTTCCCCACAACAACCTAGTATGGTGCAAAAGTTTGGAAATACTAAAACCACAACCAGCGCCGTTGGTCTGGGCAGTCACGAGGGAAAATATACACCAAATAATTCTGTTCCCGACTTAGCTCAAAg atTTACTCACCTTTCCGTTAATACTGCAATGAATGACGGCATGTTTTCGAGGACCGCCACACCCATGTATCATCCTGAACTGTCACCTGCAATGTCACACACTTATATCAATCAATACGCTGGATCAGAGTATCATCTAGACAGAGTTCAAACACCACAGATGCCTCATATGCCTCTCGACGTCGATGCTGGCTATGAAGACTATAATTATTCCATTTATCGCCACCATGCTGG TTACAGTAGATGCTATTCGGAAAGATCAAGTTCTCGCAgcgagcagcagcagcaggacGAATTACCTTTGCCACCTGGATGGTCAGTCGATTTCACGCTCCGTGGCCGAAAGTATTATATCGATCATAACACCAAGACTACGCATTGGTCGCATCCGCTTGAAAAGGAAGGCCTACCCACGGGATGGGAGCGAATCGAGTCTCCCGAATACGGTGTTTATTATGTCAA CCACATCACGCGCCAGGCGCAGTACGAACATCCATGTTATCCACACGAGATGCAAGCGGTGCGGGTCGTGTCGCCACCGCGGCACACGCACTTTCACTCTCACAGCGTCCTGGTACCAGCCAATCCTTATCTCAACGAGGAGATACCACATTGGTTATATGTGTACAGCAGGGCCTCAATAGCCCTAGACCGCAAGCTGCGTTGGGAATTGTTTCGCTTGCCCGAACTGGACTGTTTCAATGCCATGCTCACCAGATTGTACAAGCAAGAACTGGAGGAGGTCGTAATGCGTTACGAGGAGTACAG atCGGCATTGCTATGCGAAATGGAACAGAGATTGAAGGAATTGAATCCAGAATCCAGTGGTTCCAACATTGGTACTGTTGCTTTACGGAGATCTCTTCCTTGA
- the LOC105840956 gene encoding uncharacterized protein LOC105840956, whose protein sequence is MLRKLLYQLLKPKSKEEAVHIRKRLSLIYAIVGWNAFGLMFYTCIKNKTPEDSDERRMSYGLLNGIPSNVHVYQVSGLSLTNDFDVAYKAKVAQIEREKE, encoded by the exons atgttacgAAAGTTGTTATACCAGTTGCTTAAACCAAAAAGTAAGGAAGAAGCCGTGCACATAAGGAAAAGGCTTTCTCTGATTTACGCTATCGTGGGATGGAATGCTTTTGGCTTAATGTTTTAcacatgtataaaaaataaaactccaGAAGACTCTGACGAGCGAA GAATGTCCTATGGACTCTTGAATGGTATACCTAGTAATGTGCATGTATATCAAGTATCGGGTTTGTCACTCACCAATGATTTTGATGTCGCGTACAAAGCTAAGGTTGCTcaaatagagagagaaaaagagtaa
- the LOC105840928 gene encoding probable maleylacetoacetate isomerase 2 isoform X3: MSVMGKPVLYSYWRSSCSWRVRIALNLKEIPYDIKPVSLVKSGGEQHSNEFREINPMEQVPALHIDNHTLIESLNILQYLEETRPNRPLMPADPVKRARVREICEVIASGIQPLQNLVVLIYVGEERKKEWAQHWITRGFTAVEKLLSSSAGKYCVGDEITLADCCLVPQIFNARRFHVDLRPFPTILRVDRHLEHHPAFTAAHPNNQPDCPPEATK; the protein is encoded by the exons ATGTCCGTAATGGGTAAG ccTGTGCTTTACTCCTACTGGCGGAGTTCCTGTTCTTGGAGGGTAAGAATTG CATTGAATCTAAAAGAGATACCATATGACATAAAGCCTGTTAGTCTGGTGAAAAGTGGGGGAGAACAACATTCCAATGAATTTCGTGAGATTAATCCAATGGAGCAAGTCCCTGCGCTGCATATCGACAATCATACTCTGATAGAGTCT ctAAATATTCTACAATACTTGGAGGAGACTAGGCCAAATCGCCCATTGATGCCAGCAGATCCTGTCAAGAGAGCTAGAGTGAGGGAGATTTGCGAAGTAATTGCCAGTGGTATACAGCCGTTGCAAAATCTCGTTGTTCTAATTTACGTCGGAGAGGAACGTAAAAAAGAATGGGCACAGCATTGGATCACTAGAGGGTTTACAg CTGTGGAAAAATTGTTATCGTCCAGTGCGGGCAAATACTGTGTCGGTGACGAGATTACATTAGCAGACTGTTGTCTGGTGCCACAAATATTCAACGCACGAAGATTTCATGTTGACTTGAGACCCTTTCCTACGATTTTAAGGGTGGACCGTCATTTGGAACACCATCCGGCCTTTACTGCGGCTCACCCCAATAATCAGCCCGACTGTCCACCTGAGGCGACTAAGTAG
- the LOC105840928 gene encoding probable maleylacetoacetate isomerase 2 isoform X2 encodes MATFRRHNRCTTPVLYSYWRSSCSWRVRIALNLKEIPYDIKPVSLVKSGGEQHSNEFREINPMEQVPALHIDNHTLIESLNILQYLEETRPNRPLMPADPVKRARVREICEVIASGIQPLQNLVVLIYVGEERKKEWAQHWITRGFTAVEKLLSSSAGKYCVGDEITLADCCLVPQIFNARRFHVDLRPFPTILRVDRHLEHHPAFTAAHPNNQPDCPPEATK; translated from the exons ATGGCTACGTTTAGAAGACACAACCGTTGCACAACA ccTGTGCTTTACTCCTACTGGCGGAGTTCCTGTTCTTGGAGGGTAAGAATTG CATTGAATCTAAAAGAGATACCATATGACATAAAGCCTGTTAGTCTGGTGAAAAGTGGGGGAGAACAACATTCCAATGAATTTCGTGAGATTAATCCAATGGAGCAAGTCCCTGCGCTGCATATCGACAATCATACTCTGATAGAGTCT ctAAATATTCTACAATACTTGGAGGAGACTAGGCCAAATCGCCCATTGATGCCAGCAGATCCTGTCAAGAGAGCTAGAGTGAGGGAGATTTGCGAAGTAATTGCCAGTGGTATACAGCCGTTGCAAAATCTCGTTGTTCTAATTTACGTCGGAGAGGAACGTAAAAAAGAATGGGCACAGCATTGGATCACTAGAGGGTTTACAg CTGTGGAAAAATTGTTATCGTCCAGTGCGGGCAAATACTGTGTCGGTGACGAGATTACATTAGCAGACTGTTGTCTGGTGCCACAAATATTCAACGCACGAAGATTTCATGTTGACTTGAGACCCTTTCCTACGATTTTAAGGGTGGACCGTCATTTGGAACACCATCCGGCCTTTACTGCGGCTCACCCCAATAATCAGCCCGACTGTCCACCTGAGGCGACTAAGTAG
- the LOC105840928 gene encoding probable maleylacetoacetate isomerase 2 isoform X1 yields MNVARSQRDVEYRVYYGWFRIPLKPVLYSYWRSSCSWRVRIALNLKEIPYDIKPVSLVKSGGEQHSNEFREINPMEQVPALHIDNHTLIESLNILQYLEETRPNRPLMPADPVKRARVREICEVIASGIQPLQNLVVLIYVGEERKKEWAQHWITRGFTAVEKLLSSSAGKYCVGDEITLADCCLVPQIFNARRFHVDLRPFPTILRVDRHLEHHPAFTAAHPNNQPDCPPEATK; encoded by the exons ATGAATGTCGCGAGATCGCAACGAGATGTCGAATACCGCGTATATTACGGTTGGTTTCGAATCCCGCTCAAG ccTGTGCTTTACTCCTACTGGCGGAGTTCCTGTTCTTGGAGGGTAAGAATTG CATTGAATCTAAAAGAGATACCATATGACATAAAGCCTGTTAGTCTGGTGAAAAGTGGGGGAGAACAACATTCCAATGAATTTCGTGAGATTAATCCAATGGAGCAAGTCCCTGCGCTGCATATCGACAATCATACTCTGATAGAGTCT ctAAATATTCTACAATACTTGGAGGAGACTAGGCCAAATCGCCCATTGATGCCAGCAGATCCTGTCAAGAGAGCTAGAGTGAGGGAGATTTGCGAAGTAATTGCCAGTGGTATACAGCCGTTGCAAAATCTCGTTGTTCTAATTTACGTCGGAGAGGAACGTAAAAAAGAATGGGCACAGCATTGGATCACTAGAGGGTTTACAg CTGTGGAAAAATTGTTATCGTCCAGTGCGGGCAAATACTGTGTCGGTGACGAGATTACATTAGCAGACTGTTGTCTGGTGCCACAAATATTCAACGCACGAAGATTTCATGTTGACTTGAGACCCTTTCCTACGATTTTAAGGGTGGACCGTCATTTGGAACACCATCCGGCCTTTACTGCGGCTCACCCCAATAATCAGCCCGACTGTCCACCTGAGGCGACTAAGTAG